A region from the Halosolutus gelatinilyticus genome encodes:
- a CDS encoding 2,3,4,5-tetrahydropyridine-2,6-dicarboxylate N-succinyltransferase, protein MSALQDEIEQLWTQYNDGEVGADSAGEDEYATLEAFLDALEAGEIRAAEKRTDAWEANEWVKQGILLNFGLRSIGQYEHGGVTYNDVLPLADTSGYGDRSSRNTPDGTVVRQGAHVGSNCILMSPAFVNIGAYVGDGTLVDSCDTVGSCAQIGENVKLGANTLIGGVLEPVENAPVIVEDDVSLGAGCRVTSGFVVGENSVVGENTLLTPRIPVYDLVEDEVLYGELPADRRAFTRFVESSISGHDLFDGGAYKPAVVATDLETETLEATEREEVLRE, encoded by the coding sequence ATGAGTGCACTACAGGACGAAATCGAACAACTGTGGACACAGTATAACGACGGCGAAGTCGGCGCTGACTCGGCCGGCGAGGACGAGTACGCGACGCTCGAGGCGTTCCTCGACGCGCTCGAGGCCGGCGAGATCCGCGCCGCCGAGAAGCGCACTGACGCGTGGGAGGCCAACGAGTGGGTCAAGCAGGGCATCCTGCTCAACTTCGGCCTCCGATCGATCGGTCAGTACGAACACGGTGGCGTCACCTACAACGACGTCCTCCCGCTGGCGGATACGAGCGGCTACGGCGATCGGAGCAGCCGCAACACGCCGGACGGTACGGTCGTCCGCCAGGGCGCGCACGTCGGCTCGAACTGCATCCTGATGAGCCCAGCGTTCGTCAACATCGGCGCCTACGTCGGCGACGGCACGCTCGTCGACTCCTGTGACACGGTCGGCTCCTGCGCCCAGATCGGCGAAAACGTCAAGCTGGGGGCGAACACGCTGATCGGCGGCGTCCTCGAACCCGTCGAAAACGCGCCGGTCATCGTCGAAGACGACGTCTCGCTCGGCGCCGGCTGCCGCGTCACCAGCGGCTTCGTCGTCGGGGAGAACAGCGTCGTCGGCGAGAACACCCTGCTGACGCCGCGAATCCCCGTTTACGACCTCGTCGAGGATGAAGTACTGTACGGTGAGCTTCCGGCCGATCGGCGCGCGTTTACCCGCTTCGTCGAGTCCTCGATCAGCGGCCACGACCTCTTCGACGGTGGCGCGTACAAGCCTGCCGTCGTCGCGACCGACCTCGAAACGGAGACGCTCGAAGCGACGGAACGCGAGGAGGTGCTGAGAGAGTGA
- the dapB gene encoding 4-hydroxy-tetrahydrodipicolinate reductase: MTVRLGVTGATGRMGREVIAAAADHEDCEVVFAVNRDPGDETVDGVAVEPASEFDSLLVDREPTVVVDFTGPDSAVDYALSCADAGVAFVTGTTGFDEDQRGAIDAAGDEIPVLRAPNFARGVQALLNVVGEAVRSLPGYDVELVETHHNAKRDAPSGTANRLLEEIEANGDFSGRTHGREGDDPRDGAEIGVHALRAGNVTGEHEIVLAGNHEEVRLTHRAEDRGVFAAGAVDAAVWIAGRKARRYEFSDVISE; encoded by the coding sequence ATGACGGTCCGGCTCGGCGTCACCGGCGCGACGGGCCGGATGGGACGGGAAGTGATCGCCGCGGCGGCCGATCACGAGGACTGCGAGGTCGTCTTCGCCGTCAACCGCGATCCGGGCGACGAGACCGTCGACGGCGTAGCCGTCGAGCCGGCATCCGAGTTCGACTCGCTGCTGGTCGATCGGGAACCGACGGTCGTCGTCGACTTCACCGGCCCCGACTCCGCCGTCGACTACGCTCTATCGTGCGCCGACGCGGGCGTCGCGTTCGTCACGGGGACGACCGGGTTCGACGAGGACCAACGCGGGGCGATCGACGCCGCGGGCGACGAGATCCCCGTCCTCCGCGCGCCGAACTTCGCCCGCGGGGTGCAGGCCCTGTTGAACGTCGTCGGCGAAGCGGTGCGGAGCCTACCGGGCTACGACGTGGAACTCGTCGAAACGCACCACAATGCGAAGCGCGACGCGCCGAGCGGCACCGCGAATCGGCTGCTTGAGGAGATCGAAGCCAACGGCGACTTCAGCGGCCGAACCCACGGCCGCGAGGGTGACGATCCGCGCGACGGTGCCGAGATCGGCGTCCACGCGCTCCGCGCCGGGAACGTTACGGGCGAACACGAGATCGTCCTCGCGGGCAATCACGAGGAGGTCCGGCTCACCCACCGCGCCGAGGACCGGGGCGTCTTCGCCGCCGGCGCGGTCGACGCGGCGGTCTGGATCGCAGGACGGAAGGCGAGGCGTTACGAGTTTTCGGACGTGATCAGCGAATGA